One window of the Pelosinus sp. IPA-1 genome contains the following:
- the namA gene encoding NADPH dehydrogenase NamA, giving the protein MLFTPISFKQLTLKNRVVMPPMCMYSAADDGMVTDWHVTHYTTRAVGQVGLIIVEATGVEPRGRISNKDLGIWDDKHVAGLKSIVDHVHAQGGKIGIQLAHAGRKSEAVGSTPVAPSAIAFNEEYRLPMALTIGEIQEIIQKFVQGAKRAVAAGFDTIELHAAHGYLINEFLSPLTNLRDDEYGGNLVNRVRFLQEVLIAVKQVLPKEMPIIVRVSADDYHEDGNTPEIVAEMLNLVKQYGIDVINVSSGAVIPVMPRAYPGYQVAMALTIKEKTQLPVLAGGLITEPAQAMQLVKAGIDLVYTGRELLRNPFWPLQAAHVLQQEVEWPVQYLRGKW; this is encoded by the coding sequence AGTGCAGCGGATGATGGTATGGTTACAGATTGGCATGTAACACATTATACAACAAGGGCGGTAGGGCAGGTTGGTCTAATTATTGTGGAGGCCACAGGGGTAGAACCTCGGGGGCGTATCTCCAATAAAGATTTGGGAATTTGGGATGATAAGCATGTTGCAGGTTTGAAAAGTATTGTTGATCATGTCCATGCCCAAGGAGGTAAAATTGGCATTCAGCTAGCTCATGCGGGGAGAAAGAGCGAAGCAGTTGGAAGTACACCTGTAGCACCTTCTGCCATTGCGTTTAATGAGGAATATCGTTTACCTATGGCTTTAACAATAGGAGAAATCCAAGAAATCATACAAAAATTCGTTCAAGGAGCAAAACGTGCGGTAGCAGCAGGCTTTGACACGATTGAGCTTCACGCTGCTCATGGCTATTTAATTAATGAATTTTTATCACCATTAACGAACCTTCGTGATGATGAGTATGGTGGCAATCTTGTTAATAGAGTACGTTTCTTACAAGAAGTTCTAATTGCGGTGAAACAAGTCCTTCCTAAAGAAATGCCGATCATTGTCCGCGTATCGGCAGATGACTATCATGAAGACGGCAATACACCGGAGATTGTAGCCGAGATGCTGAATTTAGTAAAACAGTATGGCATTGATGTAATCAATGTAAGTTCCGGAGCTGTAATTCCGGTTATGCCAAGGGCATATCCAGGATATCAGGTAGCTATGGCTTTAACGATTAAGGAAAAAACCCAATTGCCCGTATTAGCAGGCGGGCTTATAACAGAACCTGCCCAAGCCATGCAATTAGTTAAGGCTGGTATTGATCTGGTGTACACGGGTAGAGAATTGTTACGCAATCCATTTTGGCCTTTACAGGCTGCTCATGTTCTACAGCAGGAAGTAGAGTGGCCAGTACAGTATTTACGAGGAAAATGGTAA
- a CDS encoding 6-carboxyhexanoate--CoA ligase, with translation MYSVRMRAAQGGRHEEGGRHISGAERVVPEERVEETTSAMLKRAFSHTRGQADFVNIIVEKIENSAIKQVPLLTVSTAKAYRVEEGLCVAEKALVAAGVSLTGAKEGIHLLQSLPDSMRGAMLLCAITGRRLDNTGEKGIRVSRMDIEKEEVFMGKLVEQGIDNMHVREALVLASKVAAGPGIVAELCWSDDPEYTTGYVACPQGYLRIPHCKPLGNGIGGRIFFINPNTDLLALKEYLQHQSVLVKI, from the coding sequence GTGTACAGCGTTAGAATGCGGGCAGCTCAGGGAGGGCGGCATGAAGAAGGTGGCCGTCATATTTCTGGAGCAGAGCGGGTTGTTCCAGAGGAAAGAGTAGAAGAAACAACAAGTGCTATGTTAAAAAGGGCTTTTTCTCATACTAGGGGACAAGCTGATTTTGTGAATATCATTGTAGAAAAGATAGAGAACTCTGCAATAAAACAAGTACCTTTATTGACCGTTTCCACGGCAAAGGCCTATAGGGTAGAAGAAGGCCTTTGTGTAGCAGAAAAAGCTCTAGTGGCAGCAGGGGTATCTCTTACTGGGGCTAAGGAGGGAATACATTTGTTGCAATCTCTTCCAGACAGTATGCGAGGCGCTATGTTACTATGTGCTATAACTGGCAGAAGGCTAGATAATACAGGGGAAAAGGGCATCCGCGTATCCCGCATGGATATCGAGAAGGAAGAGGTATTTATGGGGAAATTAGTAGAGCAAGGGATTGATAATATGCATGTGCGTGAGGCATTGGTGTTAGCCAGCAAGGTAGCAGCAGGCCCTGGCATTGTGGCAGAACTTTGTTGGTCGGATGATCCTGAATATACTACTGGCTATGTGGCTTGCCCTCAAGGGTACCTACGGATTCCCCACTGTAAGCCCCTTGGTAATGGGATTGGCGGAAGGATTTTTTTTATCAATCCCAATACAGATTTATTAGCACTAAAAGAATATTTGCAGCACCAGTCTGTGCTTGTGAAAATTTGA
- the bioF gene encoding 8-amino-7-oxononanoate synthase, giving the protein MEFYEEYLKEVRAQALYREPVSIKHLDAVHIQVEGKIYLSLSSNNYLGLTHSPKVQKAALDAVLQHGTGSGGARLTTGSHPLHKSLEGALAQFKGTEAALVFNTGYMANVGTISALVGKGDLIFSDELNHASIIDGCRLSKGRTVVYRHRDMKDLAEKLRDSNCPGKKLIVTDGVFSMDGDIAPLDKIVSLAEEHQAMVMVDDAHAVGVLGRGGRGTVDYFGLKGRVHVQVGTLSKSLASEGGYVAGSQMLIQYLVNKARSFIFSTALSPATVAAAASALKVLKATPQLVDKLLENAAGMRKALVAAGLKVDGALTPIIPILIGEAALAVAMNQELKEHGLFVSAIRPPTVSPGASRLRITVSAAHEKEELVKAADIIIAVSRKLKLV; this is encoded by the coding sequence ATGGAGTTTTATGAAGAGTACCTTAAAGAGGTAAGAGCACAAGCTTTGTACCGGGAACCGGTAAGCATAAAGCATTTGGATGCTGTACATATACAGGTAGAGGGGAAAATTTATTTATCCTTGTCGTCCAATAATTATTTAGGCTTAACCCATAGCCCTAAGGTACAGAAGGCTGCTTTGGATGCTGTCTTGCAGCATGGTACTGGTTCAGGAGGAGCTAGATTAACAACTGGCAGTCATCCTTTGCATAAAAGCTTGGAAGGGGCGTTAGCCCAATTTAAAGGTACTGAGGCGGCGTTAGTTTTTAATACAGGATATATGGCAAATGTGGGAACGATCAGCGCCTTAGTTGGCAAGGGTGATCTAATATTCAGTGATGAACTAAATCATGCCAGCATTATTGATGGCTGCCGCCTATCAAAGGGGCGGACTGTCGTCTATCGTCATAGAGATATGAAAGATTTAGCTGAAAAGTTAAGGGATTCCAACTGCCCTGGGAAAAAGCTGATTGTTACTGACGGAGTTTTTAGTATGGATGGAGATATTGCTCCTTTAGATAAAATCGTTTCATTAGCAGAAGAGCATCAAGCTATGGTTATGGTAGATGATGCTCATGCCGTAGGGGTACTAGGTCGAGGTGGGCGTGGTACAGTGGACTATTTTGGTCTTAAAGGCAGAGTCCATGTTCAAGTGGGGACTCTTAGTAAGTCTTTAGCCTCTGAGGGTGGTTATGTGGCTGGCAGCCAGATGCTTATTCAATATTTAGTTAATAAAGCACGTAGTTTCATTTTTTCGACTGCTTTGTCTCCGGCGACTGTGGCAGCGGCAGCTAGCGCGTTAAAGGTATTAAAAGCAACTCCCCAATTAGTGGATAAATTGCTAGAAAATGCGGCTGGAATGAGAAAGGCTTTAGTGGCTGCAGGTCTAAAGGTTGATGGTGCCCTAACACCAATAATACCAATTCTAATAGGAGAGGCAGCATTGGCAGTAGCAATGAATCAAGAATTAAAAGAGCATGGTTTATTTGTTTCTGCGATCAGACCACCTACTGTTTCGCCAGGTGCCAGTCGTTTGCGTATAACAGTATCTGCTGCTCATGAAAAGGAAGAGCTAGTTAAAGCCGCTGATATTATCATTGCAGTCAGTAGAAAGTTAAAATTAGTATAA
- the bioD gene encoding dethiobiotin synthase, giving the protein MSGLFITGTDTDIGKTVITGGIAAALKVRGLQVGVMKPLASGGVVNQSGKLVAEDATFLMKAAGIGEEKRDAVNPLCFAPALTPAVAAVMSGVEIDIALILRAYHKLTESYEPVVVEGVGGITAPLWQEYLLVDLMVELDLPVFVVTRPNLGTINHTVLTVEYARSRGLYVAGIIMNGWNESEVGILEKSNEEYIGRLTQVPIIGKFPHVSAIKEGDILPMELAKMAEEYLQIDELISIIKRGTKA; this is encoded by the coding sequence ATGTCTGGGTTATTTATTACAGGGACGGATACGGATATTGGTAAAACCGTTATTACGGGAGGGATTGCCGCAGCGCTCAAAGTTCGAGGGCTACAAGTAGGAGTAATGAAACCCCTAGCATCAGGTGGTGTGGTTAATCAGTCTGGTAAGTTAGTAGCAGAAGATGCTACCTTTTTAATGAAGGCAGCTGGTATTGGGGAAGAAAAACGTGATGCAGTGAACCCCTTATGTTTTGCTCCTGCCCTGACGCCAGCTGTGGCTGCAGTAATGAGTGGGGTTGAAATCGATATAGCTCTCATTCTTAGGGCCTATCACAAGTTAACTGAAAGCTATGAACCAGTAGTCGTAGAGGGTGTAGGCGGAATTACAGCTCCTTTATGGCAAGAATATCTGTTGGTTGATCTTATGGTAGAACTTGATTTGCCAGTTTTTGTTGTTACCAGGCCTAATTTAGGAACGATTAATCATACAGTGCTAACTGTTGAGTATGCTCGCAGTCGTGGGTTATATGTGGCAGGCATTATTATGAATGGATGGAATGAGTCCGAGGTAGGTATTCTAGAAAAATCCAATGAAGAATATATTGGACGTTTGACCCAAGTGCCTATAATAGGGAAGTTCCCTCATGTGTCTGCCATAAAAGAAGGCGATATATTGCCAATGGAGCTAGCTAAGATGGCAGAAGAATATTTACAGATAGATGAACTGATTTCTATCATTAAAAGGGGGACAAAGGCATGA
- the bioA gene encoding adenosylmethionine--8-amino-7-oxononanoate transaminase gives MNEIESKDKEYIWHPFTQMQDWLDQPQMVIEAAEGIKLIDDQGNAYYDGVSSLWVNLHGHRHPTMDQAIIDQLGKVAHTTMLGLINVPATQLAEELMTVVPKGLTKLFYSDDGSTAVEIAIKMAYQYWQLHGKKKKQKFVTLANSYHGDTIGTVSVGGIDLFHRIFSSLLFESIQAPSPCCYHCRLVSDPQNCGMACIDEVEKILAHRHEEIAAMIIEPLVQAAAGMLAQPPGYLKRLREVTQKYNVLLLVDEVATGFGRTGKMFACDHEEISPDMMMVAKGITGGYLPLAATFMTDEIYKAFLGDAQQRTFFHGHSYTGNPLCCAAGLANLKIFREEKVLAGLPEKVAAAREQLVNFTALKHVGDIRQWGLMIGIELVENPGDKTPFPWELAVGAKVCKQARQHGLIIRPIGSVVVFMPPLASTVGEIKHMLSLIYLSIKEVTEEQKLQYVSKDVSAVMI, from the coding sequence ATGAATGAAATAGAAAGTAAAGATAAGGAATATATTTGGCATCCCTTTACCCAGATGCAAGATTGGCTGGACCAGCCCCAAATGGTAATTGAGGCAGCAGAGGGGATAAAGCTGATTGATGATCAAGGTAATGCTTATTATGATGGGGTATCTTCCTTATGGGTTAATCTTCATGGACATCGCCATCCAACGATGGATCAGGCGATTATTGATCAACTCGGCAAGGTTGCTCATACGACTATGTTAGGTTTGATTAACGTGCCAGCGACTCAGTTGGCGGAAGAATTAATGACAGTTGTGCCTAAAGGGTTAACAAAGTTATTTTATTCGGATGATGGTTCTACAGCTGTAGAAATTGCCATTAAGATGGCATACCAGTATTGGCAGCTGCATGGTAAAAAGAAAAAACAAAAGTTTGTTACATTAGCAAACTCTTATCATGGTGATACTATTGGTACGGTGAGTGTTGGTGGAATTGATTTGTTTCATCGTATTTTTTCTTCCTTGTTATTTGAATCCATACAGGCGCCCTCGCCATGTTGCTATCACTGCAGATTGGTTTCTGATCCTCAAAATTGTGGTATGGCCTGTATTGATGAAGTGGAGAAGATTTTGGCGCACAGGCATGAAGAGATTGCTGCTATGATAATTGAACCACTAGTTCAGGCAGCAGCAGGTATGTTGGCACAGCCGCCAGGATATTTAAAAAGATTACGAGAAGTAACGCAAAAATATAATGTACTGCTCTTGGTGGATGAAGTAGCCACAGGGTTTGGTCGTACTGGTAAAATGTTTGCTTGTGATCATGAAGAGATATCGCCTGATATGATGATGGTGGCAAAAGGGATTACTGGTGGCTACCTACCATTAGCTGCTACCTTTATGACAGATGAAATATATAAGGCCTTTTTAGGTGATGCCCAACAACGAACTTTTTTTCATGGGCATTCTTATACTGGCAATCCTTTATGTTGTGCCGCTGGTTTGGCGAATTTAAAGATATTCCGCGAAGAAAAGGTATTGGCAGGTCTTCCTGAAAAAGTAGCAGCGGCTCGGGAACAACTTGTTAACTTTACCGCTTTAAAGCACGTAGGAGATATCCGCCAATGGGGCTTGATGATTGGCATCGAGTTAGTTGAGAACCCTGGAGATAAAACCCCCTTTCCTTGGGAACTAGCAGTGGGCGCTAAGGTTTGTAAACAAGCGAGACAGCATGGGTTAATCATTCGTCCGATTGGCAGCGTAGTTGTGTTTATGCCTCCCCTTGCCAGTACAGTAGGAGAAATAAAACATATGCTTTCACTGATCTATTTGTCAATAAAAGAAGTCACTGAGGAGCAAAAACTCCAATACGTATCCAAAGATGTATCCGCTGTTATGATATAA